A segment of the Myripristis murdjan chromosome 20, fMyrMur1.1, whole genome shotgun sequence genome:
tttataattacatACATGTATATTATTGCTCACTGGTTATGTACTGGCGACTTTAGTCAATGCAGTTGTGCTATTTGGGTGGCACTTTATCACAAACAATTCACACTGACATTCAATAAAGAGACAAACactcaaagctttttttctttgtttttattgtacattttgGATCCGGTGAAAACCtgtaaggggggaaaaaaaaagatgttaaattTAGAGAAACTAAATGTGGTTTCCCAGTCTTATGTTACAAAGGCAACAAGCAAACTGAAATCAATGATTacatcaaacaaacactgaaccGACAACCAGGAATGCCAGGGTTAATTCACGTTTTTCTTACAAAACATTTGATAGACAGTCAAGTCGTCATTGAGCTTTTTACCCGACACTGAATATCCCTCAGCTTTTATCTGGGATCTAAGATTACCACCTCATTCAAAGTGTCAGATCTGCCCTTGAGCCAAATTTTTATTGAAATGTTGAATATAACATTATGCAACATATTACTTGTCCACTGTCTCTGACCAACATAAATGAAGCATCTCTACTGGGTCATTTGAGACTTGATGGCTGCGGATGTGGTTTCAGACAAAGTTGGCTTATTTTTCAGATAATTTTCACCATGGTCGAtaagatggggaaaaaagattCAGCATCATTAACCACATCTAATGAGCCATCATTAAAGCtaaaatgttgctgctgcagccatgTTCAATTTTCCCTTGAGCTCTCATCCAGTATCATCTAATCCTAAATTGACACTTAGATCTCTGAACACACATGAATTTACCCTGGGTGCAACTCACCATGGTGATTTCAGTTCATCCTCCTGATCAATCTGTTGATCTGATCCTCCCTGTTGCCAGCATCTCCTCCCTCCACAAAGTGTGTGGTCTTCTTGTTCATGCCACCACGGGGGGATGACAGCTTGAAGGGCCACAGGAAGTTGTTGGCAGGTTTAAAGTTCTTTCCAACTGTGTAAATCTCATGGATGAGGTCCTCAACACAGATGATGCCATACTTGCCTACAGGAGTAAATGACACATGAGTAACAAATCACATAAAGGAACAGCTTGTGCAAGCACATGAGAACTAGTTTCACTCAACAGAAAGACAGTGATGTCAAGAGCTTTGGCACATTCAATTAAATAACCACTTTTCATATACTGGATTGTCTTTTTGGACAATCTGAAGTGTCCAACTTGTCTCAAGTGATTAGCAAATCAACATCAAATTGTTCTTACAAATTACACTGATGTTAAAATTTGATTCAACCTGCATGGAGCATTGGGATGTTCTGTTACAGTGTCAGACATCAACATTCTGTTGGTGCCAATTGGACTTAAGGTGGCAAGGCTGAAATTGTTTTCAGAGTAATACTTAAAGCTTAAGTATTTGCTTCCCCAATGTAGTGACTAGTCAAGCCAGCTGAGGAAAAGACATGCATGGCTCGCCAGCTCATACACCAATCCACTGTCTTGTTTGTTGGaaaacttgtgggcatgtaaagccctttgaggctGTAAAGGTGATACTGTGCTTTAAATAAACGAAGCAATCCGgggaaacaaaggaaaaaaaaaaaatcagtattctCATCtataacttgtttttagttAGAAAAAGACATGGATATGGCTAGCTTAGCCCATTATTCTGAGTGTACTTTAAAGAAGCAAAACATTCACCTCCAAGCAATCCCCCAAATGTCAATCAGCTAGAATTAAACTTGTTAGAATTCCTGCAGATATACTCTCCAAAGACTTTCTTCCCCTCAGGGATGCCTATCAGGCAGCAGCCTCACACAAGGCATAAGTATCTCAGGATTACAAACATCTTAGCGGTTGGGATTGAACaattacattatttaaaagGAGAAACAATTGTTGGTGTCACTCCAAAATGTTAGATACTAGGGTAGCTCATCATTCTGTGGCGTTCAATACTTTTCAATGACCGTCTAAACGTGTGACAGGCAACACTGTGCCATATAGGACCTATAATATGTAGGTTCCCAATTTTAACCAAAGACTGCAGTGAGTAACTAAAGACTACACTGAGCAATTTCACCTACCACCACTTCTTCAACCATCAAGTGTTTACCAATAAGTGAAATCTGCTGCTCCAAACAGGTtgaaataaacactgaaataagAACTGAGAGGGCACAACCCTGTGGATGAGACCAAGTATCAGACTGCTTGACTGTCATGTGGTTTCAGACACAACTGGcttagttttcagttttttttctcaccaaagTCGATAAGACGGGGAAAAAAGTGTGCATCATTAACCACATGTAGCAGTCACACCTCTGAAGGTATATATTCACAATGGTCTTAGTCTGACACAATCATCCATTTCATCTGCTAATGCAACAGATTTGGCTTAGAAGCCAAAACTGGGAATTTAATTTTGGCTGATGGAAACTCACACTGGTTTTAAACACTGTAAATCACCAATACACAGACAGAAACCTTACTCTGCTACCAATTAGCCAACTAATCTAAATCTTAGTTGATGACAACTTAAAAGTAGACtaaatttttttctgttgtagtgCAGTCCAGCATCCATATAACAATGTTAAAACTGCAACAGTTTTGGGAGCATTTCTAAATGATGTAGAGTCCCTTTAAGACGGTGTAAAAATTCCATACCCAGGGCCTTCTCCACCAGAGCGTTGTCTGTGAGAGCAATGCGCTGCTTCCTCATCCTGCCATGGCCACGCTTGTAGATGAGCTCACGCACAGACTTCAGGTTGGGGTATCTgaaggaaaaaacatgtttaaaaaaggTTACGGGCTGAAATCATGACAGCTTGAGAAAGTGTAGTTAAAATTAAGACAGGATGCTTTATCCAAAAGGTGTGATGttaattcaaattcaaagcTTTTCACAAACAATTCTGGATAATAAAAACGACAGTTATCTACACGATATCCTATGACATTTCTTATCTTACAACTTTGAATGTTGGATGCATGCGGAATGCGGCTTCAGACAAAACTGGCTTATTTTCAGTCAGTATTCACCATGGTCGAtaagatggggaaaaaagttcAGCATCATTAACCACATTCCATCATGAGGTATGACATTTACACTGGCAGGGCAACCAGAAGCCAATGTTTGATTCACCAGTGCAACGCCCAGCACAACCTTTGTCCTGATATCTCAGCCAAACTGTCAGTAACAGCAATGGACGTAAactaactacatatttttgaTGCAATGTCTCCAGCAAAGGTCACATCAACTTCTAGTCCAGTGAGAGCAACAGCAGCCTTACCCCCAAGCGATGTAGGGCTCGGCAATCCTCAGCATGTTGATTGAAGCCTTGTTCAACTTGACAAACACCCCGTTGAAGATCTGGCGCAGACGGAGCAGCTGCAGAACTTTGCGGACCTTGGGGCTGACTCCGTTGATTCTGGAGGACAGTGTCCGATTAACACATTACTCAAAACACACCGATGTGTTCTGGCATTTTAGTAAATCCTTGTTGTGGTTTTCAGAGCAATTTGGCTTATTTTTACACATCTATTTCACCATGGTCGATATGTCGGGGAAAGATTGTTCATCATAAACCACActacaaaatgcagaaaatcagTTTCTTCACTGACAGGTTTTCTGACAGTAGTGGCTCCACTGTGAGACGGTGCACATCACTCACCCTCTGATCCTGATGACAAAGGCCAGTTTGGGCTCAGCTGGCACATAGTAGTTTCCCACTTTGCGAGCAGTACGGGCCAAGCGGATCTCACGCCTGTACATCTCCCTGTACTCCTTGTGGTACTTCTCAGCCCTCTTGTAGATCAGTTTCCTGGTCACTTTGCGAGACTAGAGGCACATCAGGAAAAGCACTCAATGAGTAAAAGACCATGTGAAGCCAATAACAAAGTACTAACAGCATACATCTTACACCGTGCGGTACTACAGACatttctattttaattttaagagTCAGCAGCTTCACAAATACCAACAGATCCAGCACACAACACGGGCACGCTTGTCACTTACCTTTTTCTCAGCCAGCATCTTCTTAACGCGCATGGCCTTCATGGCGGCGAAGGCCTTTCGCCTTTTCAAAAGGCTCTCAGGGACCGCCGGAACCTTTTTTCTTTAGAGGACAAAACATAACACCGGTTACCAAACACGCAAAGGTGCTACTTCCATCCAGAaacttatctctctctctccccgtgaCTCGCCACGTTTGATACCGGCATCACCGCAGCGGGAGGCGGCTATCATGCTAGCCTGTCGTTAGCAAGCTCCGTGTCAGGTAGACATTTCTACACGAGTCGTATATTCGTACCAAACTCACAGCACTGTACTTTAACTCTTAATGTCAACCTTAAAGTTTATTTTCCTCGAAGCTGACAACATGAGCTACTCGCTGGGAGCACGGGGGCTAGCAAGACAGACATGTTCTGGTCGACTACATCAGTAGGATGTAGTCATCAAAACTTGACCACAAATATGCCTCAGAAATTAAAATCTGCACCAATAATAATcactttggtgtgtgtgcaaactAAACAAACTCTGCCATGTGAAAATTCAACCGCGATGGCTGTTTTAGCATTAGATGGACTTAGATTTTAGCAGGGCAGTAGACACTCACTCTGCGTCCGCCATTGTGTCCACCGAGAAAGAGGGAAATTTGTCTGCGCATGTGCGGGTTAAAACGTTTAGGACCCCCGCGGGCTGTCTTTCCAGTTGCCTGAACTGTCAGTTCCTCGCGAGCCACAGCCAAAACCGATATATTCTAAATTTAATTGTGATATGGCAATCTGTCCgtgaaaaaataagattttagaAATgcgataggtgtgtgtgtgtgtgtgtgtgtgtgtgtgtgtgtgtgtgtgtgtgtgtgtgtgtgtgtgtgtgagagagtgaatgaatgaatgaatgagtggtTGAGAgagattgaattgaattgaatgggACGCTGATTGATCTACTTTGGTCAAAGTTGATTTGGGGCAAACTGGAAAGTGATATTCTTTATCATTTTCCAATCAATTTATCATCAGTTACATCATTAGGGGAGCCATGGCTTTTAATTGTCACTCGGTTATTCCAGATCATTTTTACTGGCCCGATTTTGGAGGGAAAGACAAGAAACGAGTACTAAAAAGAAAGATGTcgaaataaatataattatctGTGTAAAATAGTCTCACCATTTGCCATGCAACAGGTGGCGGCTGCTCACCAGCCGACCGGCAGAGGGCGCACACGCTTCACGGTCGAGTCCAGGGCAGAGGAACTTTCCTCTGTGGGGCTTTCCTTTCCATGGGCTCAGTGGAAAAGGACAGTCCACCTTCCTCAGTTTATAAAACACCAGCATCCTGGTTCAGAGTGGGATTATGAAAACAGCAGAGCTATATCATAATGCGTGCTTAATGAAAATAACTGAGATAAGGCCCACATATATCTGTTTAACAAAGCCTGCCAATTTAATTTCATCATTATAATCATGTTAAAGGTGCTTTAGCTGGAATTCCACACATTTTCAGCTTTTCTAACGAAACTCACTCAGATATTCCTACAGGGATTTCTATTTCGTCTACTTATTATTCACATTGTAGGCTACTTTATGGTGTTTAATCTCCTGTGGTAACATAATATAGGCTCATGTTTAAAGTGTGGGTGTGTCTACTGTGTGAGTTTATATTGGCCTTAATGTAATGTATCGCAGCCCATTATCTCCAGTTGTAGGCGTCAGTTATCTATAGTATGTctatggtgttttgttttgtttgttttgcttataGTCCAATAACTGCATGCTGTTTTCGAAGATTATAGCTTTGTTGTGATATTTGTACTTTAAAATGTGTGAGTACTATCGCATCGCCATGCCCGGCTGTTTCGTCCATCAGTTTTCACATCAGCTCACAAGCCAAAAATAAGAGTTCAGTTGGCTCTTAAAGTCAATATTACTTGCCTACCTTTCATAGCATACTCAGAATTAATCCCCATGATTAACtgcatggatttaaaaaaaaaaaaaaataggagagACAGATGTAATATAATGGCTCTGTCCGGTGGACGACCATTTGAAATTTGCGTTTCATTTTGGGAAGCCACCATGAAGCCTGATAATGAAGtttacacatatttttattttgatgtttttacaCTTAAACCAGATGAGATCAGGGTCAGTACTAATTAAAACAACCTGATAGGATATAGGCCCACTGGGTGACACTGGTCTGTGCCTTTTCAGTATCACACATCATATTTATGATCAAAAAGTAAGTTATTAATAATTTCTTCAGCCTTAACTGGCCGGCAAGTGAGTAAATCTTcatggaaaaataatgaatgttTTAGAATAATGGTATATGCAATGAGTGATCTGCCTTTTGCCTGTTCTTTTGGGATACTACATTGAAAAACGGAACTGGGCTGCTGATAAGTAAGACCTTTTCTTAAATTACATCACCTCTAAGTGTAGTCTGTGGACCTGCCGCTTCACTCTGCCAGGCGCTCAAGGCTCAGCCCTATTGGGTCCAGCGGTGATGGGTGGACTGAATAAATAGCGAGTGAGATGCGGTGGAGATTGCAATGAGTGGAGGAGCAGCGGAGGAAGTGGGAGGCACAGCCCATAGTAGCAGGAGCTGCTCATAACTCACTGCGACTGTGTGCACTGGTGACAACTGGACTCCTGACTGAGCAGCATCTTCAACTCGCGTCAACTGTTGAAATTTTGACCCCGGTCCACTCACGGGCTGTGGCCGTGTGCGCGCTTTTTCCTTACTTTTAGTGTATGAGCCGCTCCAGGTTTACACCGTTTCATGGCAGCCATTGTGTTGACAGCATTTAGATAGATTTACTGCAGACTTTGCATTTGAGTTTTTCGGTGTATCCCAACAGTTTATCTAGAGGCTGCTTGCACGAGGGGAAACACGCCGTGCGCTTTTTGTGCAGTTTAGTTGCATTAATCCACAGTCTTGCTCTTGCTTTAAATTCCCGGTCAAGATGATGATAATCATTGCGGAGTTCTTCGTGGTCATTTTGAAGGTGCTATGGGCGTTTGTAACTGCCGGGGCAAAGTGGGTGGTGCGGCCGAAGGAGAAGAGCGTGGcgggacaggtgtgtgtgatcacCGGGGCTGGCAGCGGCCTCGGGCGGCTCTTCGCCAAGGAGTTCGCTCGGAGACGAGCGGTACTGGTGTTGTGGGACATTAACAGCCAAAGTAACGAGGAAACAGCGGA
Coding sequences within it:
- the rpl7 gene encoding large ribosomal subunit protein uL30; amino-acid sequence: MADAEKKVPAVPESLLKRRKAFAAMKAMRVKKMLAEKKSRKVTRKLIYKRAEKYHKEYREMYRREIRLARTARKVGNYYVPAEPKLAFVIRIRGINGVSPKVRKVLQLLRLRQIFNGVFVKLNKASINMLRIAEPYIAWGYPNLKSVRELIYKRGHGRMRKQRIALTDNALVEKALGKYGIICVEDLIHEIYTVGKNFKPANNFLWPFKLSSPRGGMNKKTTHFVEGGDAGNREDQINRLIRRMN